One region of Syntrophobacter fumaroxidans MPOB genomic DNA includes:
- a CDS encoding Smr/MutS family protein: MSENYDHPTIAWYITPHGFGHAVRSLEVIRRFMSRVPEVRLTIVSDLPDFLIEQHLGMLPSVRRKRLDIGMVQKDSLRFDLDATRTTLEKLRRSHDRLVDEEKRFLLELGADVMVSDIAFIPFYAADHAGIPGIGMGNFTWDWIYASYRDTDERWDPLIEWCRGGYRLCDLLLRLPMHGDCSSCPRITDVPLVARKPSRTRRESRAILGCEKNRKAYLISFSELHLDESALRRLERMNNALFFFKRPLRFDFANGRSIDGLELSYVDVVGAMDAVITKPGYGVVSDCLATGTPMIYTDRGPFPEYDILVREMKRHLNTVYLSSEDFCRGAWESAVEQIEGMPPRTVSMRLDGADVCVGLILDCLAGREDVKAGTVGSRDGAGRRHAGMEPDLESPVVVPVEDSIDLHTYRPADIRDLLDDYLEAAREKGFEQVRIIHGKGTGALRAMVQSILRRHPLVLSFREADGPGGGWGATLATLRPAERNGC, encoded by the coding sequence ATGAGCGAAAACTACGATCATCCTACCATAGCATGGTACATAACGCCACATGGGTTCGGACACGCCGTGCGCTCCCTGGAAGTGATCCGCCGCTTCATGTCGCGGGTTCCCGAAGTGCGGCTCACCATCGTGTCGGATCTTCCCGATTTTCTCATCGAGCAGCATCTCGGGATGTTGCCTTCCGTGAGGCGAAAACGACTCGATATCGGCATGGTTCAAAAAGACAGCCTGCGTTTCGATCTGGACGCCACTCGAACGACGCTCGAGAAGCTGCGGCGGTCGCACGACCGCCTGGTGGACGAGGAGAAAAGGTTTCTTCTGGAGCTCGGAGCCGATGTCATGGTCTCCGATATTGCGTTCATTCCGTTTTATGCGGCCGATCATGCCGGCATTCCCGGCATTGGAATGGGGAATTTCACCTGGGACTGGATATACGCATCGTACAGAGACACGGACGAGCGCTGGGACCCGTTGATCGAGTGGTGCAGGGGCGGCTACCGCTTGTGCGACCTGCTGCTTCGCCTCCCCATGCACGGGGACTGCTCATCCTGTCCCCGGATCACGGACGTGCCCCTGGTCGCCCGAAAGCCCTCCCGCACGAGGCGCGAAAGCAGGGCGATCCTTGGCTGCGAGAAAAACCGGAAAGCCTACCTGATTTCCTTTTCCGAGCTGCACCTGGATGAGTCCGCCCTGCGCCGTCTGGAAAGAATGAACAACGCGCTTTTCTTTTTCAAGCGACCGCTCCGCTTCGATTTTGCCAACGGGCGGTCCATCGACGGCCTGGAACTTTCATACGTCGATGTCGTGGGGGCAATGGACGCGGTGATCACCAAACCCGGGTACGGGGTCGTATCGGACTGCCTGGCCACCGGGACGCCGATGATCTACACCGACCGGGGCCCGTTCCCTGAATACGACATTCTTGTCCGGGAGATGAAGCGACACCTGAACACGGTTTATCTCAGCTCCGAGGACTTCTGCCGGGGCGCGTGGGAATCCGCCGTGGAACAGATCGAAGGGATGCCGCCGCGCACGGTTTCCATGCGTCTGGACGGCGCAGACGTCTGCGTCGGCTTGATACTGGACTGCCTTGCCGGGCGCGAAGACGTGAAGGCGGGGACTGTCGGGAGCCGGGATGGAGCCGGGCGGCGGCATGCCGGAATGGAACCGGACTTGGAATCCCCGGTGGTGGTTCCCGTTGAGGATTCCATTGATTTGCACACCTACAGACCCGCCGACATCCGGGACCTCCTGGACGACTACCTCGAAGCGGCACGGGAAAAAGGGTTCGAACAAGTAAGGATCATTCACGGAAAAGGAACGGGGGCGCTTCGGGCGATGGTTCAATCCATCCTCCGAAGACACCCCCTGGTTTTGTCTTTCCGGGAAGCCGACGGTCCTGGCGGCGGGTGGGGCGCAACCCTGGCAACGCTCCGCCCCGCCGAACGGAACGGGTGCTAG